In one Henriciella litoralis genomic region, the following are encoded:
- a CDS encoding PepSY domain-containing protein, translating to MLKAIIILHRYLGVCVGLIMTIWCLSGFVMMYQGYPDTSSTEQEASQQKLDFSGCCDTEMIGGADSAPASSFRIEMRADEPVVEVRGGDNAGIFSLRSGARVEPLDRAHVATAIDRFMAANGIEGDIVTLEEIEVDQWTVYMWRRAAPLWKATLNDRAGTYLYVSGASGKVVQDANRQERIVAWLGAIPHWLYPQLLRQNQPLWYQTVIWLTVLGIFLTGTGLLVGIVRLRGRSGRWFPYRRPVWLWHHMIGVFAGLLVLTWTASGLLTMAPWGLLQSEPSTPRSQVAGAMSWEEARLAIEAARRADIPDLLSLKSAPLAGQPYLIANTRDGSAIRIGPDGPSTLSLPDLQAQFEAHGLSVETLSVLRKEDGYYYGHKRDVELPVIRIVLNDPDRTRVYLHPETGEILRFVSATTKRYRWLENGFHNFDWPILRQRPVWDIVVILLLLGVTGVCATGTWMAYKRVGQDFKRARKAVAKRSKISGGGRA from the coding sequence ATGCTCAAAGCCATTATCATTCTGCATCGATATCTCGGAGTGTGTGTCGGGCTGATCATGACGATCTGGTGCCTCTCCGGCTTCGTGATGATGTATCAAGGCTACCCGGACACTTCGTCCACCGAACAAGAAGCATCGCAACAGAAGCTGGACTTCAGCGGGTGTTGTGACACCGAGATGATCGGTGGGGCTGACAGCGCGCCCGCATCCAGTTTCCGTATCGAGATGCGTGCAGATGAGCCGGTTGTTGAGGTTCGCGGCGGAGATAATGCGGGCATCTTTTCATTGCGCTCAGGCGCGCGCGTGGAGCCGCTTGACCGCGCACACGTCGCGACCGCGATCGACAGGTTCATGGCCGCCAACGGTATAGAGGGTGACATCGTCACGCTCGAGGAGATCGAGGTCGATCAGTGGACCGTCTACATGTGGCGACGGGCCGCGCCGCTCTGGAAAGCCACGCTGAACGATCGTGCGGGCACATATCTCTATGTTTCCGGCGCCAGCGGCAAAGTCGTTCAAGATGCAAATCGGCAGGAGCGTATCGTGGCGTGGCTGGGCGCCATTCCCCACTGGCTGTATCCCCAATTGCTGCGCCAGAACCAGCCGCTCTGGTATCAGACGGTCATCTGGCTGACCGTTCTGGGCATCTTTCTCACCGGAACTGGGCTTCTGGTGGGTATTGTGCGCCTGCGGGGCCGGTCTGGTCGGTGGTTTCCCTACAGGAGACCGGTTTGGCTCTGGCATCACATGATCGGCGTGTTTGCAGGTTTGCTTGTCCTGACATGGACCGCCAGCGGACTGTTGACGATGGCCCCATGGGGCCTTCTGCAAAGTGAGCCGAGTACGCCCCGAAGCCAGGTCGCAGGGGCCATGAGCTGGGAAGAGGCCCGTCTCGCCATAGAGGCAGCGCGGCGTGCAGATATCCCTGATCTGCTCAGCCTGAAGAGCGCCCCGCTCGCCGGTCAGCCCTATCTCATTGCGAACACGCGTGATGGTTCAGCCATTAGAATTGGTCCTGATGGGCCATCGACGCTGTCTCTGCCAGACCTTCAGGCGCAATTTGAAGCACATGGCCTGAGCGTCGAAACGCTTTCGGTTCTGCGCAAAGAAGACGGCTATTATTACGGGCACAAGCGAGATGTTGAGCTTCCGGTCATTCGGATCGTCCTCAACGATCCTGATCGAACCCGGGTCTACTTACATCCTGAGACAGGCGAGATTCTGCGGTTCGTGTCCGCCACAACCAAACGCTATCGCTGGCTGGAAAATGGCTTTCACAATTTCGACTGGCCGATCCTGCGCCAGCGGCCCGTTTGGGATATCGTGGTCATCCTGCTGCTCCTCGGCGTGACCGGCGTCTGCGCGACGGGAACCTGGATGGCTTACAAGCGTGTCGGGCAGGACTTCAAACGCGCCCGAAAAGCGGTGGCAAAGCGTTCGAAAATCTCCGGCGGCGGCAGAGCATAA
- a CDS encoding TonB-dependent receptor plug domain-containing protein, whose product MKPNTKLMCTCSAMVLASMTAQVALAQGEATNDDERRLSSIEVIGVTLEETLTSDLERYGSDVETITSEELRNESFTDVSSALQMKTPGLFLAPRGGPFSYIDISLQGSRTQDILFLVDGVRINNRLYSGTITDTLPSSMVERVEVVKGGQGLFYGTQAAAGVINVVTRGYTDEFDGLVEIGADTNGGLHADGYIRGAAGPGNYVLYASHDEADGFDTYTKVQPSVTDRDRSYEVTSFGGKYRLELSDTLNIDARYQHNDAALDYSGARLTAFAQNDRDEDIASFGLNYDPSKDLAVRVKAYWHDWDTEYTTINNVIGSPGQTVTVDDRTYWGYEDKGINILGKYKTSMGVELVGGYDFQQYSGRDDVLLIEEQEEKVHAVFGQVRTTEDMFKRGALAAGVRYNKTGDATATVWNLSGRYDLTDSLFVEGIVGTSFLLPTAYQLYAVDPCCSLGNPELEAEESENANISFGGRHEGAAMFSWQITGFARNIDNLISSLSFTDAGLDPTKPFRGYDPADFNFTVFSNVEGQVKVKGVELSGSAAFSNGLNMMASYTRSESEQESGGITSDIQRIPRDYAKIGLSYQPASEQFGLSANALWTGEQVSSVTGFGTVNYGDYVVVDLSAHVFIDAEQRQKVTMRLENALDEDYITRPGSALVDGTTTAERFYYGNRGVPQTFHISYSLAF is encoded by the coding sequence ATGAAGCCGAACACGAAGCTTATGTGCACTTGCAGCGCAATGGTGCTGGCGAGCATGACAGCGCAGGTGGCTCTGGCGCAGGGCGAAGCGACAAATGACGATGAGCGGCGTCTGTCCTCCATCGAAGTCATCGGTGTGACGCTCGAGGAAACGCTTACGAGCGATCTGGAACGCTATGGCTCGGATGTCGAAACCATCACCTCAGAAGAATTGCGCAATGAGAGTTTCACGGACGTCTCTTCCGCCTTGCAAATGAAGACGCCGGGCCTGTTTCTCGCGCCGCGCGGCGGGCCGTTCAGCTACATCGATATTTCGCTACAGGGCTCGCGGACGCAGGATATTCTGTTTCTCGTTGATGGGGTCCGCATCAATAACCGGCTCTACTCTGGAACGATTACGGACACGCTGCCGTCCAGCATGGTCGAGCGGGTTGAGGTGGTAAAAGGCGGCCAGGGACTTTTCTATGGCACGCAGGCTGCGGCTGGCGTCATCAATGTCGTCACGCGGGGGTACACCGATGAGTTTGACGGCCTGGTCGAAATCGGTGCTGACACGAATGGCGGCCTGCATGCTGACGGCTACATCCGAGGCGCGGCCGGGCCGGGCAACTATGTCTTATATGCGTCCCATGACGAGGCGGACGGCTTCGACACCTATACGAAGGTGCAGCCGAGCGTCACGGACCGCGACCGGAGCTATGAGGTCACCAGCTTTGGCGGGAAATACAGGCTCGAACTGTCGGACACGCTGAATATCGACGCGCGCTATCAACATAATGACGCCGCGCTCGACTATTCCGGCGCCCGGTTGACGGCATTCGCGCAAAACGACCGCGATGAAGACATTGCCAGCTTTGGTCTCAACTACGATCCGAGCAAGGATCTGGCTGTTCGCGTCAAAGCCTACTGGCATGACTGGGACACCGAATACACGACGATCAATAATGTCATCGGGTCTCCGGGCCAGACGGTCACCGTCGATGATCGCACCTATTGGGGATATGAAGACAAGGGCATCAATATTCTCGGCAAATACAAGACGTCGATGGGGGTTGAACTGGTCGGCGGCTATGACTTCCAGCAATACTCAGGTCGCGACGATGTCCTTCTAATTGAGGAGCAGGAAGAGAAAGTTCATGCGGTTTTCGGACAGGTCCGGACAACCGAAGACATGTTCAAGCGTGGCGCCCTGGCCGCAGGGGTTCGCTACAATAAAACGGGCGACGCGACCGCGACCGTGTGGAATCTGAGCGGGCGCTATGACCTGACTGATAGTCTTTTTGTTGAGGGGATTGTCGGGACGTCATTTCTGCTTCCGACAGCTTACCAGCTCTATGCGGTCGATCCGTGTTGCTCCCTCGGCAATCCTGAACTGGAGGCCGAAGAGAGCGAAAACGCCAACATCTCGTTTGGTGGCAGACATGAGGGGGCGGCGATGTTCTCATGGCAGATCACAGGTTTTGCCCGAAACATCGACAATCTGATTTCCTCATTGAGCTTCACTGACGCAGGCCTCGACCCCACAAAACCCTTTCGTGGGTATGACCCGGCTGACTTCAACTTCACTGTCTTTTCGAATGTCGAAGGCCAGGTGAAGGTGAAAGGTGTCGAGCTTTCCGGCAGCGCGGCTTTCTCCAACGGGCTCAACATGATGGCGAGCTATACGCGGTCTGAAAGCGAGCAGGAATCGGGCGGGATAACCAGCGATATCCAGCGTATTCCGCGCGACTACGCAAAGATCGGTCTGAGCTACCAGCCGGCCTCAGAACAATTCGGTCTCAGCGCAAATGCGCTCTGGACGGGCGAGCAAGTGTCGAGCGTCACAGGCTTCGGCACGGTGAATTACGGTGACTATGTGGTTGTGGATCTATCAGCGCATGTCTTCATCGATGCAGAGCAGCGTCAGAAGGTCACCATGCGGCTCGAGAACGCTCTGGATGAAGACTACATAACGCGTCCAGGGTCTGCACTGGTCGACGGGACCACAACGGCAGAGCGGTTCTATTACGGCAACCGCGGCGTGCCGCAGACTTTCCATATTTCCTATAGCCTTGCTTTTTAG
- a CDS encoding helix-turn-helix domain-containing protein, with product MSSAPDPEDAEMLKALADGLKAEGGLGRGGRLSDLFDYLLARTLAGDAPKEQEIGVDVFAKNASHPADDATVRVYVHRLRKKLSDYYKDLGEAAPSALTIPKGEYKLVVQPRLELDSASAAEAALPARSVTLPVGVIAVAVIAFLVCLAGWVSVAMDRDQGETDPYQSAIWAPLKNSQRPLVLVVGDYYMFGEYRDKLFLTRLIRDFEINSKDDLTREMREQPDLFSQYADVSLEYLPTSVAFAMADISPVMAAKNPWTVLASDLMPESVKCCDIIYVGLTSGMGPLHDAIFARSSYKIGDTYDEIIDTRTNEKFVSEAFLAAPGETMYRDYALFSMFEGPSGNTIWAFAGTRDTGLMGLTESLTDPDWVRRKLSAKAGQPGYEALFEITGQKHVNLDTRLVSEGISSKAGGWTSENSSPTD from the coding sequence ATGTCGTCTGCCCCTGACCCAGAAGACGCAGAAATGCTCAAGGCGCTGGCCGACGGCCTCAAAGCGGAAGGTGGGCTTGGTCGGGGTGGGCGATTGAGTGACCTGTTCGACTATCTGCTGGCGCGCACGCTCGCAGGCGATGCGCCCAAGGAACAGGAAATCGGCGTCGATGTCTTTGCGAAGAACGCCTCTCATCCTGCTGATGATGCGACCGTCAGAGTCTATGTCCACAGGCTGCGCAAGAAGCTGAGCGACTATTACAAGGATCTTGGCGAAGCTGCGCCAAGCGCCCTGACCATTCCGAAGGGTGAGTACAAATTAGTCGTTCAGCCTCGGCTGGAGCTTGATTCGGCCTCCGCTGCTGAGGCGGCGCTTCCCGCCAGATCCGTCACTTTGCCTGTCGGCGTCATTGCCGTGGCAGTCATCGCCTTTCTGGTGTGTCTGGCTGGCTGGGTTTCGGTCGCTATGGACCGGGACCAAGGTGAGACCGATCCGTATCAGTCTGCCATCTGGGCGCCGCTCAAGAATAGCCAGCGCCCATTGGTGCTGGTGGTCGGCGACTATTACATGTTTGGAGAATATCGCGACAAGCTGTTCCTGACCCGGCTGATCCGTGATTTTGAGATCAACTCCAAAGACGATCTCACGCGCGAAATGCGCGAGCAACCTGACCTGTTTTCGCAATACGCAGACGTCTCGCTCGAATACCTTCCGACATCGGTCGCCTTTGCCATGGCGGATATTTCTCCTGTCATGGCGGCAAAGAACCCCTGGACGGTTCTGGCGTCAGACCTGATGCCTGAATCGGTGAAGTGCTGCGATATCATATATGTCGGCCTGACCAGTGGCATGGGGCCGTTGCACGACGCTATTTTTGCGCGCTCCAGCTATAAGATCGGCGATACTTACGATGAAATCATCGACACGCGGACGAACGAAAAGTTCGTGAGCGAAGCGTTTCTGGCGGCGCCCGGAGAGACCATGTATCGCGACTATGCATTGTTCTCGATGTTTGAAGGCCCAAGCGGAAACACGATCTGGGCTTTCGCAGGCACGAGAGATACCGGGCTGATGGGGCTCACGGAATCCTTGACCGACCCAGACTGGGTGAGACGCAAGCTCAGTGCGAAGGCGGGGCAGCCGGGCTATGAAGCCCTGTTTGAGATCACCGGCCAGAAACACGTAAATCTCGATACCCGGCTGGTGAGCGAAGGCATTTCGTCCAAAGCGGGTGGTTGGACGTCTGAGAATTCCAGCCCCACCGACTGA
- a CDS encoding serine/threonine-protein kinase yields MNAEERSRWSRLDAAFARALDCPESERFAWLESEYADDPETLMAVRTLLRREADSRHRFDHLFSLRDSLSEELADHLGESNDDPRIGALYGPWRVIRRIAAGGLSVVYEACRSDGRYEQHAALKVMHGGLHSVDAVRHFLRERRILSTLDHPGIVRILDGGETATGAPWLVMDLASGTSITTYCDANALSLNARLTLVAEIADAVQSAHARLVVHRDIKPENVIVSPEGRPRLLDFGVSSLLAGEVPDEPGHAMTPDYASPEQRRLEPVTTASDVWQLGRLLDEICEGFHPLPRDVLAVIRKATAEQIEDRYESASGFAADLRKLVQGEAPLASPDGRLRAALRFARRNTAITLLGILMVCGLVGWAVTSSLQTLEIRRERALAVAAADRAERGRDILLNLFRRLDPLEQDGVSSVDTSTATLVEPTLADVRERLPDDPFLRAELVGWAARIRQRDGNLDEARALAQESVDVLRQSGDTASTTYAAALAYLGHLDMLLGAPDVSEAEISEALEIAIEAPLDDAAALDAMLSAIWANESDWQHQRELLEAALPRTLATGSANAEIEVRSGLGRVLSNLGLLAEGEAEARAALAIAEDVYGPTHPRLTLPLSDLGRILFSSGQAEEAVATHRRAEEIATAAYGALSEEVLSHRNNLALALSAAGREDEAIAELQAVITILESVKGPDSRAVGEALQNLAAEQSTTGQLEQALASLDRAEPILMQTLPAQNPRRGFPALTRSAVLLDLQRYREARTASQQAFDILSATLPDGHYAVEIARCRMGMADLGMGNEAEAASLLSLALKALEQQPSAPGTYVAQCREAGSKLGIVE; encoded by the coding sequence GTGAACGCGGAGGAACGATCCCGATGGAGCCGACTGGACGCGGCCTTCGCACGCGCCCTGGACTGCCCGGAATCTGAACGCTTTGCCTGGCTGGAAAGCGAGTATGCGGACGATCCCGAAACGCTGATGGCGGTCAGAACGCTCCTGCGCCGCGAAGCCGACAGTCGTCACCGGTTCGACCACCTCTTCAGCTTGCGTGACAGTCTCTCCGAGGAGCTGGCAGATCATCTCGGCGAGTCGAATGACGACCCTCGCATCGGCGCGCTGTATGGTCCGTGGCGCGTGATCCGCCGGATCGCGGCCGGCGGCCTTTCCGTGGTTTACGAGGCCTGTCGCAGCGATGGCCGATATGAGCAGCATGCCGCCTTGAAAGTTATGCATGGGGGGCTGCATAGCGTTGACGCAGTTCGCCACTTCCTGCGCGAACGGCGAATTCTGTCGACGCTCGATCACCCGGGCATTGTCCGGATCCTGGACGGCGGGGAAACCGCAACCGGCGCTCCTTGGCTGGTTATGGACCTCGCTTCCGGAACGTCTATCACGACCTATTGCGACGCGAATGCACTCAGCCTCAATGCCCGACTGACATTGGTCGCAGAAATTGCCGACGCTGTTCAGTCAGCTCATGCAAGACTGGTCGTTCACAGGGATATTAAGCCGGAGAATGTGATCGTCTCTCCGGAAGGACGACCCCGGCTCCTCGACTTCGGCGTCTCGTCTCTTTTGGCCGGCGAGGTGCCCGATGAGCCCGGTCACGCAATGACGCCGGACTATGCCTCACCAGAGCAACGCCGGCTGGAGCCCGTCACCACGGCCAGCGACGTCTGGCAGCTTGGCCGTCTTCTGGATGAGATCTGTGAGGGCTTCCACCCTCTGCCTCGGGATGTGCTCGCCGTCATCCGGAAAGCGACAGCAGAGCAGATAGAGGATCGCTATGAAAGCGCCTCCGGTTTTGCAGCGGACCTGCGAAAGCTCGTGCAGGGCGAGGCGCCGCTGGCCTCTCCTGATGGTCGTCTGCGAGCCGCTCTGAGGTTTGCACGGCGCAACACGGCGATCACGCTCCTTGGTATCCTGATGGTCTGCGGACTGGTCGGATGGGCCGTCACCTCGTCGCTGCAGACCCTTGAGATCAGACGCGAGCGGGCGCTGGCGGTCGCGGCAGCCGATCGGGCTGAGCGGGGCCGCGATATCCTCCTGAACCTCTTTCGCCGTCTCGACCCGCTGGAGCAGGATGGTGTGTCCTCTGTGGACACATCCACCGCTACCCTGGTCGAGCCCACCCTGGCCGATGTCCGCGAACGGCTTCCTGACGATCCGTTCCTGCGTGCAGAGCTGGTGGGGTGGGCCGCCCGTATCCGCCAGCGGGACGGAAACCTTGATGAGGCCCGTGCGCTGGCCCAGGAAAGCGTGGATGTCCTCCGGCAATCCGGTGACACCGCATCGACGACATATGCTGCCGCGCTCGCCTATCTCGGCCATCTCGACATGCTGTTGGGAGCGCCTGATGTTTCGGAAGCGGAAATTTCCGAAGCCCTCGAAATCGCAATCGAGGCACCGCTGGACGACGCGGCAGCCCTCGACGCGATGCTGTCTGCCATCTGGGCGAACGAGTCTGACTGGCAGCACCAGCGCGAGCTGCTGGAGGCGGCCCTTCCGAGAACATTGGCAACCGGTTCGGCAAATGCCGAAATCGAAGTGCGGTCAGGACTGGGGCGAGTGCTCAGCAATCTCGGCCTGCTGGCGGAGGGCGAAGCGGAAGCCCGCGCAGCGCTCGCGATTGCGGAAGACGTCTACGGACCAACCCACCCCAGGCTGACCCTGCCGCTGTCTGATCTGGGACGGATACTTTTCAGCAGCGGGCAGGCCGAGGAAGCTGTTGCGACCCATCGCCGAGCCGAAGAAATCGCCACAGCCGCTTACGGCGCCCTTTCCGAGGAAGTGCTTTCGCACAGGAACAACCTTGCGCTTGCCCTGTCCGCCGCCGGGCGCGAAGACGAGGCGATCGCTGAGCTTCAAGCTGTCATAACCATCCTGGAAAGCGTCAAGGGCCCCGATAGCCGGGCCGTGGGCGAAGCCCTGCAGAATCTGGCTGCAGAGCAATCTACGACAGGTCAACTCGAACAGGCTCTGGCCTCGCTTGATCGGGCAGAGCCCATTCTGATGCAGACGCTTCCTGCCCAGAACCCCCGAAGAGGCTTTCCCGCGCTCACGCGGTCTGCGGTCCTGCTTGACTTGCAACGGTACAGGGAAGCCCGGACGGCCTCGCAGCAGGCATTCGATATATTGTCCGCAACACTGCCCGACGGCCACTACGCCGTTGAAATTGCGCGCTGTCGCATGGGCATGGCTGATCTCGGCATGGGAAATGAGGCTGAGGCGGCCAGCCTGCTGAGCCTGGCGCTCAAGGCGCTTGAGCAACAACCATCGGCGCCGGGGACCTATGTCGCCCAGTGCCGGGAAGCGGGCTCGAAACTGGGAATTGTTGAGTAG
- a CDS encoding ECF-type sigma factor — MPDIKGNMQPEEGRERSLDLSDELLAETYDLLRRIASRQLAGRRKSATLNTTLIVHEAWLKLSHDKDRRFNDEDHYLATASRAMRQVLVDHSRRKLAEKRGGGAVHIDLDEYTAAAPTAESEIVNLDAALQDLARLDPDLERIVECRFFAGLTVNETARILGRSVRTIERDWVRARTYLAEYLDAGR, encoded by the coding sequence TTGCCGGACATCAAAGGCAACATGCAACCGGAGGAAGGACGAGAGCGAAGCCTCGACCTGTCAGATGAGTTGCTGGCCGAGACCTATGATCTGTTGCGGCGTATCGCGTCCCGGCAACTCGCAGGCCGGAGAAAAAGCGCGACGCTCAACACGACGCTGATCGTCCATGAGGCCTGGTTGAAACTGTCTCACGACAAAGATCGAAGGTTCAATGATGAGGACCATTATCTGGCGACCGCCTCGCGGGCCATGCGCCAGGTCCTTGTCGATCATTCGCGCCGAAAGCTGGCTGAAAAGCGAGGCGGCGGTGCGGTGCACATCGATCTGGATGAGTATACCGCTGCGGCGCCGACGGCTGAAAGTGAGATTGTGAATCTGGACGCCGCTTTGCAGGACCTCGCCAGGCTTGATCCGGATCTTGAGCGGATCGTCGAATGCCGTTTTTTTGCAGGCCTCACCGTCAATGAGACGGCCCGCATACTCGGGCGGTCCGTCAGAACGATTGAGCGCGACTGGGTTCGCGCCCGCACCTATCTGGCAGAATATCTTGATGCCGGTCGCTGA
- a CDS encoding VWD domain-containing protein: MSARSTLRVAVLAFGLALFLALPGAQARQSVDSVSAPHSDWDDPITNQFGSMNSRCRGACGSDCPDTCDYREKYVCVSPMMIQVTKLYQCGTHDGCRIHDDCLDRCFDKYDPGILGAAGEKVDFLVGACQRKCHAEAYDFAGEVLQKTPEGRKNMASGLYTPWDLVWDWADGHGVTDGKMTFAYTRNEKNGQDFLMGCPACTICHDGQCAPDPDNPDCTSVNVFGDPHMVTPDGLAFDFHATGDYILLQSGNAAFQLIGRFEPASDHLTFASAFAIQSSFGPIEVYFGDHLDILVAGKSAQSGQDNLPDGAEITIEPDRLILTEPGIGRVVVSRTRRALQMGFEPADGAALRGLLGQVDGDISNDLPHLGDAPWEAPIVLDDFYAPLIEAWKAGSADGKSVFSREGLTASAPAALRRLEDFRFQALDLARNICDRMKVSDFAHLACLLDVAATGDGDYAAGAVRAAPVKESIRVIEAPDSETGEDEARDRGRALAMTYPEMTPEPVETPHLTGMSVSDLERPTFILRDSGDMSYFAYGFFLDDDDPDHPFTARFPVVSGRNPELKVSMPSYTTGRWALCIHPHVPDGAAPESMKDFSECLNFVWLVPGTQNARPKLFDRSDGAKREIAWQGMPEINATIEIFDEAGNQVERHFTSSRESGAVEIRLPSEETYQIHVVYYGKLVRATATLAPRP, from the coding sequence ATGAGTGCCCGGAGTACGCTTCGCGTCGCGGTTCTCGCTTTCGGGCTGGCACTGTTCCTGGCTTTGCCCGGGGCGCAGGCCCGCCAGTCCGTCGACAGCGTTTCGGCGCCGCATTCCGACTGGGATGATCCGATCACCAACCAGTTCGGCTCCATGAACAGCCGCTGCCGTGGAGCGTGCGGCAGTGACTGTCCTGACACATGCGACTATCGCGAGAAATATGTCTGCGTCTCGCCGATGATGATCCAGGTCACCAAACTCTATCAGTGCGGAACGCATGATGGCTGCCGGATACACGACGACTGCCTGGATCGGTGCTTTGATAAATATGATCCCGGAATACTCGGCGCCGCGGGCGAGAAAGTCGATTTCCTTGTCGGAGCCTGCCAAAGGAAGTGCCATGCAGAAGCCTACGACTTTGCTGGCGAAGTGCTGCAAAAGACCCCGGAGGGCCGCAAAAATATGGCGAGCGGGCTCTATACCCCATGGGACCTTGTCTGGGACTGGGCGGATGGTCACGGAGTAACCGATGGCAAGATGACATTTGCCTATACGAGAAATGAGAAGAACGGCCAGGACTTCCTGATGGGCTGTCCTGCGTGCACGATATGCCATGACGGCCAGTGTGCGCCGGATCCCGACAATCCAGATTGCACCTCAGTCAACGTCTTCGGCGATCCCCACATGGTGACACCAGACGGTCTTGCCTTCGATTTTCACGCGACTGGCGACTACATCTTGCTTCAATCCGGGAATGCTGCCTTCCAGCTCATTGGCCGCTTCGAGCCGGCATCGGACCATCTGACCTTCGCGTCGGCTTTCGCCATTCAGTCATCCTTCGGCCCCATCGAAGTCTATTTTGGAGATCATCTGGATATTCTCGTTGCCGGGAAGTCTGCACAATCAGGTCAGGACAACCTGCCCGATGGAGCCGAGATCACGATCGAGCCCGATCGGCTGATCCTGACCGAACCGGGCATTGGCCGCGTCGTCGTCTCGCGGACCCGCCGTGCCCTTCAGATGGGGTTTGAGCCTGCAGACGGTGCGGCGCTGCGCGGGTTGCTCGGACAGGTCGATGGCGACATTTCCAACGATCTTCCTCATCTCGGGGACGCGCCATGGGAAGCGCCCATTGTCCTGGATGATTTCTACGCGCCGCTGATCGAGGCCTGGAAAGCAGGGTCTGCGGACGGGAAGTCAGTCTTTTCCAGAGAAGGCCTGACCGCTTCGGCGCCTGCGGCTCTGCGACGTCTTGAGGATTTTCGGTTCCAGGCTCTCGATCTTGCCCGCAATATCTGCGACCGGATGAAAGTCAGTGACTTTGCTCACCTGGCCTGCCTTCTGGACGTCGCAGCGACTGGTGATGGCGATTATGCGGCTGGGGCGGTTCGGGCGGCCCCGGTCAAGGAGAGCATTCGTGTGATCGAAGCTCCTGATTCCGAAACTGGAGAAGACGAGGCCCGGGACCGCGGAAGAGCGCTGGCGATGACCTACCCGGAGATGACACCAGAACCGGTCGAGACACCGCACCTCACGGGCATGAGCGTCAGCGATCTCGAACGTCCCACCTTCATACTTCGGGACTCCGGTGACATGTCATACTTCGCATATGGTTTCTTTCTCGACGATGATGACCCTGACCACCCATTCACCGCTCGCTTTCCGGTCGTTTCGGGGCGGAACCCCGAACTGAAAGTCTCGATGCCAAGTTACACGACGGGGCGCTGGGCGCTGTGTATCCATCCCCATGTTCCCGATGGGGCCGCTCCCGAAAGCATGAAGGATTTTTCGGAGTGTCTCAACTTCGTATGGCTCGTTCCCGGCACCCAGAATGCACGCCCCAAACTGTTTGACCGGAGCGACGGAGCAAAGCGGGAAATCGCATGGCAGGGTATGCCTGAGATAAACGCCACCATTGAAATTTTCGATGAGGCCGGAAATCAGGTCGAACGCCACTTCACGAGCAGCCGGGAGTCCGGCGCGGTCGAGATCAGACTTCCTTCGGAAGAGACCTATCAGATCCACGTTGTTTATTACGGTAAACTGGTGCGTGCGACGGCGACACTTGCCCCGCGACCCTAG
- a CDS encoding SIMPL domain-containing protein produces MKILKPHPIIAVAATGAVIACGAAFAQQSGTGAQAPAPAANANSIQPETTLTISAEGEVRREPDTAMLNAGVTTQAASAAEAVAENAMAMDGVFAALKKAGVADRDLQTSNFSVQPQYDYSSRKDGEPPRITGYQATNQLSVKVRDLDTLGETLDAMVSSGGNTFNGLSFGLSDEDTARDEARRDAIAKAQARAELYADAVGMQVARIVTINESSGFSGPQPMAEMRMAASDASTKIARGEVGYTVNVNVTFELR; encoded by the coding sequence ATGAAAATTTTGAAACCCCACCCAATCATCGCCGTGGCGGCGACCGGAGCTGTCATTGCCTGCGGTGCAGCCTTTGCCCAGCAATCTGGCACAGGTGCCCAGGCTCCTGCGCCAGCGGCCAATGCCAACTCGATCCAGCCGGAAACGACCCTCACGATTTCAGCCGAAGGTGAAGTACGCCGCGAGCCCGACACCGCCATGCTGAATGCGGGCGTCACCACCCAGGCTGCCAGTGCGGCCGAGGCTGTCGCTGAAAATGCAATGGCCATGGACGGCGTGTTCGCTGCGCTGAAAAAAGCCGGCGTCGCCGACCGCGACCTGCAGACCTCGAATTTCTCGGTGCAGCCGCAATATGATTATTCCAGCCGCAAAGATGGCGAGCCCCCGCGCATCACCGGCTATCAGGCCACCAATCAGCTCAGCGTGAAAGTGCGTGATCTCGACACGCTCGGCGAGACGCTGGACGCGATGGTGTCCTCGGGCGGAAATACGTTCAATGGGCTGAGCTTTGGCCTCTCGGATGAAGACACCGCCCGCGATGAGGCCCGCCGCGATGCCATCGCCAAAGCCCAGGCCCGCGCCGAGCTTTATGCGGACGCCGTCGGCATGCAGGTCGCCCGCATCGTGACCATCAATGAGTCCAGCGGCTTTTCAGGTCCGCAGCCCATGGCCGAAATGCGCATGGCTGCCTCGGACGCCTCAACCAAGATCGCTCGCGGCGAAGTTGGCTATACGGTGAACGTCAACGTGACCTTCGAGCTGCGCTAG